The following are encoded together in the Mycobacteriales bacterium genome:
- a CDS encoding response regulator transcription factor: protein MTAVKILVVEDDPSVRGLLQTLLSAEGYDVATASDGLAGLVKATSSPPALVLLDLMMPDLGGVRVLEEMRDDPDLADIPVIVVTGKVDAIPGMRTLLGEDNVFLKPFAVGELLARVGEVVGGPDS, encoded by the coding sequence GTGACTGCCGTGAAGATCCTCGTGGTCGAGGACGACCCGAGTGTCAGGGGGCTGCTGCAGACGCTGCTCTCGGCCGAGGGCTATGACGTCGCGACGGCCTCCGACGGTCTGGCCGGGCTGGTGAAGGCGACCTCCTCGCCGCCGGCTCTCGTGCTGCTCGACCTGATGATGCCGGACCTCGGCGGCGTCCGGGTGCTGGAGGAGATGCGCGACGACCCCGACCTGGCCGACATCCCGGTGATCGTGGTGACCGGCAAGGTCGACGCCATCCCCGGCATGCGCACGCTGCTGGGGGAGGACAACGTCTTCCTCAAGCCGTTCGCGGTCGGCGAGCTGCTCGCCCGGGTCGGCGAGGTCGTCGGAGGCCCTGACTCCTGA
- a CDS encoding acetylornithine transaminase — protein sequence MSTRHWQQRWDASVMGNYGTPPVVLASGSGATVTDVDGRTYLDLVGGIAVNLLGHAHPAVVEAVSRQVATLGHTSNLAGHTPGIELAERLKELVGAGPETRVLFTNSGAEANEAALKLARRLRPGGGWVACEGAFHGRTLGALAVTGQPAKREPFEPLPGPVVFVPYGDAAALRAAVTASTASVVLEPVLGEAGVVVPPSGFLEAAREACDAAGALLHLDEVQGGVGRVGAWLTSSVTAPGVVPDVVTMAKALGGGLPIGAVVANGRAATALGKGDHGTTFGGNPLACAAALAVLRTVEQEGLHDVSVTLGEQLRRSIEQLHDPLVQEVRGLGLWVGIVLAEPVAVAVEVAAREAGFLVNAVAPAVLRLAPPLVVTAAQLETFVDALPRILSAARVAPC from the coding sequence ATGAGCACCCGGCACTGGCAGCAGCGCTGGGACGCCAGCGTCATGGGCAACTACGGGACCCCACCGGTCGTGTTGGCCAGCGGCAGCGGCGCCACCGTCACCGACGTCGACGGCAGGACCTACCTCGACCTGGTGGGCGGCATCGCGGTCAACCTGCTCGGGCACGCCCACCCCGCGGTGGTCGAGGCGGTCAGCCGGCAGGTGGCCACCCTCGGCCACACCAGCAACCTCGCCGGGCACACGCCCGGGATCGAGCTGGCCGAGCGGCTGAAGGAGCTGGTCGGCGCCGGCCCCGAGACGCGGGTGCTGTTCACCAACTCCGGCGCGGAGGCCAACGAGGCGGCGCTCAAGCTGGCCCGCCGGCTGCGTCCCGGCGGCGGCTGGGTCGCCTGCGAAGGCGCCTTCCACGGTCGCACCCTGGGCGCCCTCGCCGTCACCGGCCAACCCGCGAAACGCGAGCCGTTCGAGCCGTTGCCCGGCCCGGTCGTCTTCGTCCCGTACGGCGACGCCGCCGCTCTGCGCGCGGCCGTCACCGCGTCCACGGCCTCGGTCGTGCTCGAACCGGTCCTGGGCGAGGCGGGCGTGGTCGTGCCGCCGAGCGGCTTTCTCGAGGCCGCCCGGGAGGCGTGCGACGCCGCCGGCGCGCTGCTGCACCTCGACGAGGTACAGGGGGGTGTCGGCCGGGTCGGGGCCTGGTTGACCAGCTCGGTCACCGCCCCCGGCGTCGTCCCCGACGTCGTCACGATGGCCAAGGCGCTGGGCGGTGGCCTGCCGATCGGTGCGGTCGTGGCGAACGGCCGCGCCGCCACCGCCCTCGGCAAGGGCGACCACGGCACCACGTTCGGCGGCAACCCGCTTGCCTGCGCGGCCGCCCTGGCCGTGCTCCGTACCGTCGAGCAGGAGGGCCTGCACGACGTCTCGGTCACGCTCGGGGAGCAGCTGCGGCGGAGCATCGAGCAGCTCCACGACCCTCTCGTGCAGGAGGTCCGTGGCCTCGGCCTGTGGGTCGGCATCGTGCTGGCCGAGCCGGTCGCCGTCGCCGTCGAGGTCGCTGCCCGCGAGGCCGGCTTCCTCGTCAACGCCGTAGCACCCGCCGTGCTGCGGCTGGCCCCACCACTGGTCGTCACGGCAGCGCAGCTCGAGACCTTCGTCGACGCCCTCCCGCGCATCCTGTCCGCCGCTAGGGTCGCCCCATGCTGA
- the argB gene encoding acetylglutamate kinase translates to MTAATARGHVALPKAAALVEALPWLKSFSGRTIVVKYGGNAMTSPELQSAFAEDVVFLRYAGVRVVVVHGGGPQITAHLDRLGLDSEFRGGLRVTTPETMQVVRMVLVGQVNSDVVSLVNAHGPFAVGLSGEDAQLFTAERRDALVDGRPVDVGLVGEVVEVQPQIVHALLDEAKVPIVATVARGLDGALYNVNADTAAAALAVALGAEKLVVLTDVEGLYADWPRSEEVISEIPADELETLLPGLSSGMVPKMQACLAAVRGGVPRAHVLDGRVAHSLLLELFTDAGVGTMVVPS, encoded by the coding sequence ATGACCGCCGCCACCGCGCGCGGCCACGTCGCCCTGCCCAAGGCCGCCGCACTCGTCGAGGCGCTGCCCTGGCTGAAGTCCTTCTCCGGCCGGACCATCGTCGTGAAGTACGGCGGCAACGCCATGACCAGCCCCGAGCTGCAGTCGGCCTTCGCGGAGGACGTCGTCTTTCTGCGCTATGCCGGTGTCCGCGTCGTCGTCGTGCACGGCGGCGGCCCGCAGATCACCGCCCACCTGGACCGGCTCGGGCTGGACAGCGAGTTCCGCGGGGGGCTGCGCGTCACGACGCCGGAGACCATGCAGGTCGTCCGGATGGTGCTGGTCGGCCAGGTCAACTCCGATGTGGTCAGCCTGGTCAACGCCCACGGGCCTTTTGCTGTCGGGCTCTCCGGCGAGGATGCGCAGCTGTTCACCGCCGAGCGGCGCGACGCGCTCGTGGACGGCCGGCCGGTCGACGTCGGGCTGGTCGGCGAGGTCGTCGAGGTTCAGCCGCAGATCGTGCACGCGCTGCTCGACGAGGCCAAGGTGCCGATCGTCGCGACCGTCGCGCGCGGCCTGGACGGCGCGCTCTACAACGTCAACGCCGACACCGCCGCCGCCGCGCTCGCGGTGGCGCTCGGAGCCGAGAAGCTCGTCGTGCTCACCGACGTCGAGGGGCTCTACGCCGACTGGCCCCGCTCGGAGGAGGTGATCAGCGAGATCCCGGCCGACGAGCTGGAGACCCTGCTGCCCGGCCTGTCCAGCGGCATGGTCCCCAAGATGCAGGCCTGCCTGGCCGCAGTCCGCGGGGGAGTGCCCCGGGCCCATGTCCTCGACGGCCGGGTCGCGCACAGCCTGCTGCTGGAGCTGTTCACCGACGCGGGCGTCGGCACCATGGTCGTCCCGTCATGA
- the argJ gene encoding bifunctional glutamate N-acetyltransferase/amino-acid acetyltransferase ArgJ, translated as MTWLPTGFRAAGTSAGLKDSGLPDLALVVNDGPLDAAAGVFTANRVKAAPVLWSQQVLSAGRVEAVVLNAGGANACTGPAGFADTHRTAEAVAAALGTGAARVAVCSTGLIGVRLPMDRLLPGVDTVVRQLSAAGGDDAAQAIRTTDTVAKTAVKEGAGWSVGGMAKGAAMLAPALATMLAVVATDAVADAATLDEVLRAATAGSFDRVDTDGCMSTNDTVLLLASGASGVTPDRADLQAAVSAVCQDLARQMVRDAEGASKDIEITVVGAASVEDALEAARAAGRSNLLKCALHGNDPNWGRVLAAVGTTAAAFEPDRLDVAINDVPVCRAGAPGADRDLVDLSGRDVRIVVDLHAGTHTATLWTSDLTAQYVHENSAYST; from the coding sequence ATGACCTGGCTGCCCACGGGCTTCCGGGCCGCCGGCACCAGCGCCGGGCTCAAGGACAGCGGCCTGCCCGACCTCGCGCTGGTCGTCAACGACGGGCCGCTCGACGCCGCGGCCGGGGTCTTCACCGCCAACCGGGTCAAGGCCGCCCCCGTCCTGTGGTCCCAGCAGGTGCTGTCCGCAGGTCGGGTCGAGGCCGTCGTGCTGAATGCCGGCGGCGCCAACGCCTGCACCGGCCCGGCGGGCTTTGCCGACACCCACCGTACGGCCGAGGCGGTCGCGGCCGCCCTGGGCACGGGTGCCGCCCGCGTCGCCGTGTGCTCCACCGGGCTGATCGGCGTGCGGCTGCCGATGGATCGGCTGCTGCCCGGCGTCGACACGGTCGTCCGGCAGCTCAGCGCCGCCGGCGGCGACGACGCAGCACAGGCCATCCGTACGACGGACACCGTCGCGAAGACCGCTGTCAAGGAGGGTGCTGGCTGGTCGGTCGGCGGGATGGCCAAGGGCGCCGCGATGCTCGCCCCCGCGCTGGCCACCATGCTCGCCGTCGTCGCGACCGACGCCGTCGCCGATGCCGCGACCCTGGACGAGGTGCTGCGCGCGGCCACCGCCGGCAGTTTCGACCGGGTGGACACCGACGGCTGCATGAGCACCAACGACACGGTGCTGTTGCTGGCCAGCGGCGCCAGCGGCGTCACCCCCGACAGGGCGGACCTGCAGGCCGCCGTCAGCGCCGTCTGCCAGGACCTGGCCCGGCAGATGGTCCGGGACGCCGAGGGCGCCAGCAAGGACATCGAGATCACGGTCGTCGGTGCGGCCAGTGTCGAGGACGCCCTGGAGGCCGCCCGCGCCGCCGGGCGCAGCAACCTGCTCAAGTGCGCGCTGCACGGCAACGACCCCAACTGGGGGCGGGTGCTGGCGGCCGTCGGTACCACCGCAGCCGCCTTCGAGCCCGACCGGCTGGACGTCGCCATCAACGACGTGCCGGTCTGCCGCGCGGGCGCGCCGGGTGCCGACCGTGACCTGGTGGACCTGTCCGGGCGCGACGTGCGCATCGTCGTCGACCTGCACGCCGGAACCCACACGGCCACCCTGTGGACCAGTGACCTGACGGCGCAGTACGTCCACGAGAACAGCGCGTACTCCACATGA
- the argC gene encoding N-acetyl-gamma-glutamyl-phosphate reductase produces APPGRPVTDLHPQLPQLDGRVFAETAAAVLAEADVVFLALPHGQSAALAAVLPADLPLVDLGADHRLGSAQDWDRFYDTDYAGEWPYGLPEFFRGQLAGRTRIAGPGCNATAMTLALGPLLAAGLVQPVDLVTTTISGTSGAGRGLIPGLLGSEVMGDVSAYKVASHRHTPEVRQSLRRLAGAEVTLSYTPTLAPMPRGILATCTARTTASEAELRAALHRQYAAEPFVHVLPEGRWPHTAATLGSNACHLQVAVDADAGRAVVVAALDNLGKGAAGQALQCANLALGLPETAGLSANGVAP; encoded by the coding sequence GCCCCCCCCGGCCGGCCGGTGACCGACCTGCACCCGCAGCTGCCCCAGCTCGACGGCCGCGTGTTCGCCGAGACGGCCGCCGCAGTGCTCGCCGAGGCCGACGTCGTGTTCCTCGCCCTGCCGCACGGCCAGTCGGCCGCGCTGGCCGCCGTCCTGCCGGCCGACCTCCCCCTGGTCGACCTCGGCGCCGACCACCGGCTCGGGAGCGCGCAGGACTGGGACCGCTTCTACGACACCGACTACGCCGGGGAGTGGCCGTACGGCCTCCCGGAGTTCTTCCGCGGGCAGCTGGCCGGCCGGACCCGGATCGCCGGACCAGGCTGCAACGCCACCGCGATGACGCTGGCCCTGGGCCCGCTGCTCGCCGCCGGACTGGTCCAGCCGGTCGACCTGGTCACCACCACCATCAGTGGCACCAGCGGCGCGGGCCGGGGCCTGATCCCCGGCCTGCTGGGCAGCGAGGTGATGGGTGACGTCAGCGCCTACAAGGTCGCCTCCCACCGGCACACGCCTGAGGTGCGGCAGTCGCTGCGCCGGCTGGCCGGCGCCGAGGTGACGTTGTCCTACACCCCCACGCTGGCGCCGATGCCGCGCGGCATCCTGGCCACCTGCACCGCCCGCACGACCGCCTCCGAGGCGGAGCTGCGGGCAGCGCTGCACAGGCAGTACGCCGCCGAGCCGTTCGTGCACGTGCTGCCCGAGGGGCGCTGGCCGCACACCGCCGCGACCCTCGGCAGCAACGCCTGCCACCTGCAGGTGGCGGTGGATGCCGACGCCGGCCGCGCGGTCGTCGTGGCCGCACTCGACAACCTCGGGAAGGGCGCGGCGGGGCAGGCGCTGCAGTGCGCCAACCTCGCGCTCGGGCTGCCCGAGACCGCCGGGCTGAGCGCGAACGGCGTCGCGCCATGA
- a CDS encoding N-acetyl-gamma-glutamyl-phosphate reductase, which translates to MGARASVAGASGYAGGELLRLLLAHPDLEVGPVAGGA; encoded by the coding sequence ATGGGAGCGAGAGCATCGGTCGCGGGCGCGAGCGGTTACGCCGGCGGTGAGCTGCTCCGGCTGCTGCTGGCCCATCCCGACCTGGAGGTGGGCCCCGTGGCCGGCGGCGCG
- a CDS encoding SDR family oxidoreductase → MSAAARRVALVTGGSRGLGREAARALTADGWSVAVTGRQADALDQVVAAGEAALALAGDVTDAPAVAAAVRRTEDELGPLDLLLANAGAFASGGRLWELDADTWWRDVEVNLRGAFLSLHAALPGMVARGRGRIVVMGSGFGMVPTPGGSAYACAKAAVARLVDTVAAELAGTGVVVLTVSPGMVPTDMTHGFPEGFLELRPALREPAPEAWTPAETFVQLLLRITAGELDALHGRFVRSRDDVAALRAAVDEPAAGTLRLAPWS, encoded by the coding sequence GTGAGTGCTGCGGCGCGGCGGGTCGCCCTGGTGACGGGGGGCAGCCGGGGGCTGGGCCGCGAGGCGGCCCGGGCGCTGACCGCCGACGGCTGGTCGGTCGCGGTGACGGGGCGGCAGGCCGACGCGCTGGACCAGGTGGTGGCCGCCGGCGAGGCGGCTCTCGCCCTGGCCGGCGACGTGACCGACGCCCCTGCGGTCGCCGCAGCAGTGCGCCGCACCGAGGACGAGCTCGGCCCGCTCGACCTGCTGCTGGCCAACGCCGGCGCCTTCGCCTCGGGCGGCCGGCTGTGGGAGCTCGATGCCGACACCTGGTGGCGCGATGTCGAGGTCAACCTGCGCGGTGCGTTCCTCTCGCTGCACGCCGCGCTGCCCGGCATGGTCGCCCGCGGTCGCGGCCGGATCGTCGTGATGGGCAGCGGCTTCGGGATGGTGCCGACGCCCGGCGGCTCGGCCTACGCCTGCGCCAAGGCCGCGGTCGCGCGGCTGGTCGACACGGTGGCCGCCGAGCTGGCGGGAACCGGCGTGGTGGTCCTGACGGTGAGCCCCGGCATGGTGCCCACCGACATGACGCATGGCTTCCCGGAGGGCTTCCTCGAGCTGCGGCCCGCGCTGCGTGAGCCGGCACCCGAGGCGTGGACCCCGGCGGAGACCTTCGTCCAGCTGCTGCTGCGCATCACCGCGGGCGAGCTGGATGCGCTGCACGGCCGGTTCGTCCGGTCCCGCGACGACGTGGCCGCACTGCGCGCCGCCGTGGACGAGCCGGCCGCCGGCACCTTGCGGCTGGCCCCCTGGAGCTGA